CATCACTGATACAGCCTGCAgtgcacacaagcaaacaccgccacacacatccacacacacacaaacatacacacatgtacacacacacacacatacacacaaattccCTATAACCACTTCCTCAACTATGGGGCTTGGCTGGATAATCTCTCTCTTGAATAATTTTGAGACTGATTGatgttcatctttttttcttgtcacagAAACTGCCACCTGAGAAATATAAACAAAGGGAAACTTTAATGAGAAGTTGTCTGGAATGCCCAACTTGGTGTTTCTTGGCAACCTGTCTGAGGATTTTATCAGTTAGGGATCCATGGAGCCTTTCTACTGTGCaataatttctgtatttattggaTTTTTGTAATGATATTTGGCATGTGCAGATACATCTTTGTGGGATTTCATATGGAGTTAGTTTTGAAATGtgctaaaaacatttttttctaaaaagcGATAACTGGAAAGAAGTCAcccttaatattttttttttcccttttcctttaaGGAAGCTTATTATTCTGTAAGAGTAAAATTGTGTGAAGCCGTTAGCTTTTAAAAGTAATGATAGTAATTGTTTTCTATATTAACTGCAGCAGCGGACTACAATCCATTCCCTCATACAGGCCTAACGCACTGAATGTCACtatgacaataaaacatcaaGCTGGATTTTAAAAATCCACCATTGTCTTATAGATCTGAATAAGTTAAAACGTAATTTATTCAGGGAAATTGTCCTTTAAAACATTGGCATGTGAATACTATCAAAATGCAGTTACTGTATTGGTGTCCTGTTTCCTTGTTTCAGTCAGGACATAAAGGTTGCACTTAATGGAGGTACCCTTAACTGATGCTCAGTACATTCCCTATGTAGGATTAAACCACCATATTTAAGATATTAAATAAGTTAAGACTACTTGTGATTAATGTGAGAAGGAGAACAGTCCTGTTTATGTTTGtaaatatattctttttttatatgttaAAGTAGCCCCGACTGTACGTGAAAGATGGCCTAAAACTAAAACAATCAGAGGACCAGCTGCTTGCATCGTCCACAGTATATGCTAAGTGTAACTACAATACATTATTGCTTATCAGACCCACCTGATTatctcccccaccccacccatgTATGCTTTTACTCAAAGGCAATTTGTTTGACTAAAGCTACTTCAACAAACATATCACTTTCCTGAACGGTTCTGTCTCTTGTGTCTGGGGAACTCTGTCTGACCCGGGTTGACTTCCCGTGTCCCCTTAGGATTCGCAAAATGGTTTCATATGAAATTCATGTCAACATGTGTtagagtgtgtgagtgcgtgtgtgtgtgtgtgtgtgtgtgtgtgtgtgtgcgtgtgtgtgattctcTCTGCGCTCTAAGCCTCTCTCCAATGGTGTCTTTTCACAGTTCACTAGCTCAGATTCATGCATTAGGTCGGCTTTTAAAAGGGAGCCTGTTTATTCGCCTCACAAAGTGATATGGGTTTAACTTCCAATAACAGATTTTGAgacagtgtgcatgtttgtgacTTTTGGGGGgattacagtttttattttctgcatcGTTCATCCTGAAATgaatctggttaaataaaataaaaaaaaaaaaaaaatcaaatcaaatcaaaaaaagGCTATTTGAGTTATGATAATTTTGAACACAGCTGCACTGGGGGATGGCCCGAGTGACCTTGAGTAAGGGCTATACTTGTTGTAAAAATGAAAGCTTGAAATTGTGAAATGAAGAGCGAGAAAGAAATACTGGGGGAGAGAACAGGACCTTTGACCAAGGATAAAAGTAATTTGAATGAAACTGGAAGCCTATGAAAGGtgtcttcttttttaaatttttttttttttttttttttttttttttaacccaaatGCACATCGACTGGCCACATCTTGTACGGGACCgtcagagtgagagggagagcgtgagcgtgagagggagagagccacATGAAAGGAGACTGAGACTACATCTTCCATTTTAGCACTGCCATCCTAAATCATCAGAATGATCTTCCCTTAAAggtttgaccttttttttggcctgttgcCATGTTttatctctgccattttgttTGGATTGGAAAAGGAGTACACCTTAAATATAAATTCctcattttgtacttttttttttttttttttttttttttttttttaaagaaaatgataCGTGACAGCTCTCCCTAAACCATTCAGCTACACCCTGAGTATCTGGCGGTGAAAAATTGCAACAAGAGATGTTGGTTGAAGAGTTCCCTTTGATTTGCTGACACATTTTGATCTATGATGCATGAAAGAGAAACATTATGATCCTGTTGTATACGCACATCGTTGTATTCATCCTCGGAGAACTCCTGGTTCTGAGTTGAGGCCAAAATGAGTCATTTACTTCTGAAAATATCACACTGAAATAATGGATAGTGGAACCCTGACAGAGACCCAAATCATACACGGACATTCAGTCTTACAATATGTTTACAGTGTTGAAGTATGCCATTGATGAAATACTCTGTGTAAgtgtttaaaatgataataaagtaTTGTTTTCTCCAATGTTCtcctttcaaatgtttttgaatGCCATAGCAGTTTTGTATGATTATGCTGGTGGAGGGATTTAATCTTCATGAGTATGTTTCACTATGATTTCTTGTTCACTGTAGGGGAAGAGAAACTGTATATGTAATATTGAGGAATCAtgccagattatttttttctaacaaaAGTGGTGGCAATTATTCCGCTATTGTTTTTCGGTAAATTGACTATTGGTCTcttcaactgattttttttctttctttttttttttttttgtatatgtttCTGCTTATTGGTTTGGTGAAGCTCTCTGACATGGATGTAAGATgaaaataggaagaaaaaaacaaaaaaacaaaaaacaaaaaaaaaaaaaaaagaggaatgaaTGCATCCTACACAAAGGAAGAACTTTTGTCTGGGAATTATAAATTGGTTTGTGGGGGGAAATGCTTTTCCAAATCAATTTTAGGAAACATTTTAGGGCAACATGTTTttgctatatattttttttccttctcatggTTGGTTGAAGGTCTTGTGATGGCACTTACagctataatttaaaaaaaaaaaaaaaaaaaaaaacatttttcatctaTCACTTTTCACAACTTTCACTGACACTCTTTGTATAAAATAGTTttccttgttctttttttgggggAGTGCATCATtgtgaaaaaaagtgatttcaGAACAGTACACATCTGCTGTTTTGaacatatatgtatttttgtaatgtGTTGAAAAGATCAATACAAGAAAGCCAACACTTCAATAAATGTTGCAATTGCTCTACGATTCAAGCAGcctgtcattttcatcattacattttctttacaaCACAATACACCGCCATAAAGCTGTCGTAATTTATACTGCAACAGTCATAGAGGAATCACGGCTGGTAATAGCCTACAGCAAATTTAATGAACTCTGAAAACAAAACCCTAGTGTTAAACCAACTCATTAGACCATCACATATATTTTCCCACAGCTGTAATAagagaaaactttatttttctttcagtttctcttCAGTTATAAAAGCGCCAAAATAATTTTAGCAAGAGGGCAGTGAAAACTGggatttgtatgtgtgcatcccACACGAGTGAATCACACATTTCTACACCATCAATAGCAATCCAAACAAACCCTCTGAATTTTTAGTATGACCTCTAATCTAATGTTGGCTTTAGGGCTTGGAACCTCTCTCTTAATACCACCTGCCAACCAGCACTGGCTGACTCACATCGGATGACAAGGAGCACagaggaactgaaaaaaaaaaagaaaaaaaaaaaaacaaaacacatgccATGCCTTAAAACTAttcagtgtatatatataagaagagctcatttgcaaaaaagagATAAATGCCATtcatgggggggaaaaaaaaaaaaaaactggtctCTTCAACTGACTTTTTaaatgtatctatttatttattttttatgtttctgcttgtttgtttggcaAGACAttgatgtaaaacaaaaatagggaaaaaaagaaaaacaagaatgtaAGCATCAAAAACAAAGGGGGGAAAATGAGATCACTTATATTTAACATTTCATATAATACACTTTCTGCATTCAGAATCAGATATTTTGTCACAAACGTTAATGTTGCCAATGCATTATCAGTTAGTATGATTCTTCATTGACATCAGCAGGTTTAAATTAATACAATGGGAGGTACTGTTTTTTGTAAATGACctctttatacacacacagagctaataCTACTAATGATGTACtatatatttactgtatattgcAGGATGGAGTGTTTGACATGAGATTACCATGCACGTGATAATGTCAGCATCATACACTCAGTATGTTGTGTGTCACACTAATTGTCAGACATTCATAAATTCATGGACTCGTTAGCCAGTTAACAGCCACGCATCACACAATTAATTTTAATACATTATAACCCCTCTTCATTTTTacaatatctataataaaggggGTGTTCAGCATTATTAGAGGAGCTACAAACTGTAGTGGATGTTGGATGGTGCTGGTGCAGTGGTCAAAGGTGTAGTTCACAGTACACAAATATTCCCAGAGACAAAAATGCTATTAAACAAAGGATCAAAGGCATCTAAGCAGGCCTTGCATGCATGTTAGCCAGGATACCACCTGCTACCAGAATGATGCAGAACACTAGTCCCCTAATGACTCCTCAAGGcccttttgtgttttcttgttacCTCATTTCCTGAAAGGGTGACTTGTGATTATTGAGGCAGGTGGGCCTTTTCATTGGGGTCAGTGCTGTAGGTGGATGGGACGCCTACTAAAGACCACTCAGTCGTCTATTCACAGCCTAAACACTGGGCACCGCTCTTGAGGAAGATGATTATTTGTGTGGAAACACATTAGtgcactggctgatttttttttttttttcttttacctcaTCTTTGAGCTGATGTTTTTATGGTTGAAATTTAAGAAATGCCGATCACGTTGTCACTGTGGAATCTGGCCCATTTACAATCAGTTGCCGCAGGAACTCGGGGCAAGACAAAACACGGATAGTTGGTAGTTACTGTCTTTGTCATAATCAGATGAATGATGTTTTGCACTGTGTTGCCGCACAAATACATAGAAGCTATGAAACTTGTTACATGATTGCAACTTCTATCTGCCCAGAGACTTCTATTGGTACGACTGTGTTCcaaaccacaaaataatgcaactgtGAGTGTAAGTCACTGGCTTTAGTTTCGAAGGCAGTTGTTAAGAGAGTCTCATGCTTCATAAATGAGTCCTGGCATGAGTTAGGGGACCCTTCAGGTATGTCTTGATATCAGGCCAATAACAGTCAAGCCTGTCCTCACTTGAGCCTCCAGGCCATTGGATAGCAtaacagaggcagacaaagtgtatgtgtgtgtgtgtgtgtgtgtctgtgtgtgtagtgtggagagagcacagcaaaacagaggaaagacagTGACAGCGAGAGCAGGGAGAAGGTAAATGAAGGAGAGCGAGCGTGTACTGCGGaggtttgtgtgagagagagagaccaaaagGAATCCTCTACGCTTGCCAGCTCTTGCCACACAAACAATGACCCATGAAGTTTCTCAATGTTACGTATGGTTCGATGTAAAAAAGACTATTGTTGCCTCAAAATATtctaaaaataatcaaacaaacagcTACAAATAGCCAAcacacatggatgcacacaTTGTTTGGAGGGTCGGGTGCTTGTAGTGTGGATCTGGTTGCGTCtttcccatgtgtgtgtgtacagtatgtgcctGAAGGCTGACATCTGGGTGCCATGTTCATGACTCTGGTCTTCTGGACAGCAGAGCTGTGCATGTTGAGAGGATGTCGCATTCCCACAGCTCCTATCCTGGCACTGGTTTAACCCTCTATGTCTTTAAAGGGCTACTCTGAGACTATAATCAGAGCAGGCCACACAAATGTGAGGCCACAGAACCGTTCCGGCCACTTCTCTGCCACCAGCCAGTGTCGTATAGCTCACATGTGACATGAGGTTAGAAGCTCCCTTTTAAGCTAGCAGAAGGCCTCCTCCTGTGTTCCCTCTTTGTGCCCAGTTCCGTGGGAAAAAAGTGGCCCTGAGCACCACTGATGAGGAGGTGCCGCATCATCTTCACTAGAGAGCACTGGGTAGAGGCCCTACAGTCACAGACAGAAAGTCGCGGAGAGGGAGATAGGAAATCATGGTTTGGATTAAAACCACGTCCTCGGGGAACAGGGTGTCAGCAGGGATTGCGGTTCAGGTTCTGGGCCACACAGAACCACATGGCCACCACAGAGACCCTACTTTCCACTGGATCACAGGGCTCAGGCCCCACTGGCCTCTCTGTAGATATCCAGTTACTAATCTACTGGCCCTGACCAGTACCCAGTCAAATGACGCTGCCCGCCCAACGAGCAAACTGGGCTTCGCCCTGAGAGACAGCAACCAGAGTAAATCCAGCCCAGCTGCCTGCTCTTGGGAACCGGGGAAAGAGGGGTGGAAAGAGGCAGGAAAGAGGGGGAAGGGTGGAGAAAgaaatggatggagagagagcaatTTAGAAGGGCGCtcaggagacagagagcagtGTGGTCGTACTGTGGTCACTCAACAGCTGCGGCTTGGGAAGATTCTCTCTTCTGGGAGAATCTGACCCAGAGGAACAAAGGCTTTGTGGTCATGTCAAGCGTGTAACTAAAGGACAGGAAATGGAGACTTTTtcagagggaggaaaaacactgaagcCACTTGGTGGGAGGTTTTGGTCATTTACGGCACAGCCATGTCGTCAAGTATCAAAATGGAGcacaaatcaaaacagaaatgacaactTAAGGTTGCTATAATTGCTTCCCTTATGTTCCGACAATCCCGGAGCTACGGGAAAACTGCAATTCATTGTTTGACATTTAGACGCTATAGTTTGCCTAGCTTCTCAAACCCCCCCCTGTGAGTGTCCCACACTGTGACTGATGGTATGGAAGAGTGAACGGTCATCAAACACCACTCCAGAGAGCGGGAAGACACCAAACCTAATCCATGTTATGACTGATTTGCCTTTATCTCCGATTGGACACTGATCCTGTTTTTTATCGCTAAGACAACTCCGTGGGTCATGACGGCACAAGCCTTCGTAGACGCTGGCCGCCACCTCGCAATGGAGATGCAGTCAAGCGAAACACTTATTTATCTTTACACACCAACCACACCCTCACTGTCTGCATATTTGAGCCTGCTCTTTCCCTGTCATTCCCTTTATCACTCGCTCCGTCTGTCATAACCCCCGTTGTATCTATTTCCAATTCGACAgcctttgttctctctctctttctctctctctctctcttctctccctcccttccaccTACTAAGTTTACTGTCCCACAGATAAACTTTCCCTCTGcctgcctcgctctctccctctcctgccttcCCTCCATTTCACAGACAAACTTtctcccccacccctctcccACTGTCAGTGTAATTCCACTGGTGTCAGACCTCCCAGGAGGCCCCAGACACAGGTAGATAGCTCCAGCAGTGGGGAGGCTTCTTCGCTGGCGGCTTCCTGACGCCCGGCTTCCCCCCCTGCCCCTGGGGGGGTCAGTGTCATTGTTGACATTGGACACATGCTCGTCGTGGTGCGATATTAAATCTTCTCATTTGATTTGGACTGTAATTATGTCGTAAAAACAAACTGGCTGTGAAGCCGTGGCCCGCCAGTGTGATCTGCTTTCATCAAGTGCAGACTGGCTTAATTATAGAGTGCGCCATCCACCCATCTTTCACTGGGCAGCTTTTCCTGCTGCTTCTTTAAGCCATCACATTCTTTTATTGTGCGTTAATCACAAGGCAATTGGACTGTTTGCAATGGCTGGGGGTAGATTTTAACACTGGTAGGTACACATCCTGcgtattttggaaaaaaaaaaaaaaagttgagagtTATGCAGTTGTACATGGTAATGGAATCTGATGTCTCCTCTATTTCTGTGGTGTGCTTAATGATACGGTTTTCATTCCACAAAGGTATTCAAATGTGAGGAATTTCTGTTGGGAATAAAGGAGGAATTGTTCTTTGTGTGCTTCAGCTGGAAGCGTCTGAGGTTAAACAGATATGGCCATCACAATTCCctgaaattaatttgacaataaaTACGATCCAGTCTCATCAGAAGGATTTATATGAATGTGaggaaatgtaaataaaataaaatgtgcttttatttcTATCTCATTCTCTTTAGAGGAAGCCATAAAACACTTCTAGGAATAACATTCAACTATGAAGATCTCTGAATTTTATGAGCAAATTATCTCCTCATATAgcctccgttttttttttatctgagtttTATGGCCAGACATCTGAAGTACATGTTTGTTCAGGTCTATATGCGCCACATGGCTAAATCAAACCAGATTCTACCTTCACATCAACTCTCACAGGAGGACACCAGATGCCAATTCACAACATATGGCAATATGTATATTCATTTTATGCTGtatttcattcagtgtttcaTTCAGGACTACTGCAAATCAATCAAATGATTAGTGAACCGTCCTGTCTGTTAGTTTTGCTTTAATGTCTCAGACTTTTAGCTGTTTTTATATCCTTCATTTTAAAGTAATAAGTTAGCAGCCACAATCTGGGTCTTTAAGATAATAAAAGCTTCTTCAAAAGATATCACTAAAAGGGAGCGCACTGATAATTGCCAAAATGTGAATCTGAAACATGAGGGCAGTCATGTTGTCGTGACAGATCCCAGGCTTTTTGCTATTCACATCAATGCCCAATGACTACCAATAACACAATGTGGCAGGATTTTTGTCTGCTTTTAAGAGGAGTATGTGAGGGAGGGATAGAGTATGGAGCTGTCTGGGGACTGACCCCTTTATGTCTTAATAGTCGTGCTGAAAAAGAGGGGATACTATGAAAGCTGAAGGGTCACCAAGGGAGAACTCCCTCGTTTTTGTCCCTCTCCACCAGTCTTTTATGATGGGTTCATCTGTGTTGTGACAGGTGTGTGAAGTGGGCACCTTACTGGAGGTAATTGCCATTTCTCTCCTGTGGGTCATTGTTTGTCCCTTTGCCTGAAAAGAATACGAGAAAGCAAGATTTTAGGAGGTTACTATAGCAGAGTCAGTTTACAGTTATAGGAAGATGAATCCATAGAAACAGATCTTGTTCTCTCAAACATATAATAATTAGAGTATTGTAATATTCCCGAGCAGATCCATTAACAGTGTGGTATGttgaacataaacacagacagtaaacacaccctgctgatgctgctgttctTAAGCAGGATCAGGTTGCTGTGGCTTCACTGCACAAACCATTATCATGCCACTGAGGAGAGTCATAAAGGTGATTAACAACTGCTTCTAATTAAAGATCAATGGAGAGTCTTTTTGAAGTGATTTGTTATATGAATTAGGAAGCACACTGTCCATTAATGACATCAAGCAATGTCACAGTGACAGATTGGGTATCGATTCCCATGTTTAAGCCACAGCTCAGTCCAACCATAGCTCACACGGCTGCCTGCAAGACTGGCATTTGTTTATAAATACTCCTTCATTCAAGCCGTGGTAAAAAGTCAGTCAACCCCCAACCTGGGAATTCAGCAAATTATGGCATTTCCCATTCATGTATCAATTACATCAGAAGATGTATAAGTGGCATACATCTTTCTGATGTCATGGGAAGAAATGAGGTGGGTGTGCTGCTTCCACATGCACTGATTCAGTAAACTAAGACATTGTTACAAATAAGCAATTCATCAAGTAAGGCTGTGAAAGAGCCAAATAGAATTGATGTCATTTCACCATTACGCTAACAACCCAGGTCACTTTATGCACTTGGAATTTTAAAAAGGGTCTGTACTCAGTTAAAACATTAGGCTTTATGTGAACCCTCTTGATACAGGCACTTTATTATTCAAACTCCAGAAATAGTGGGTACAACTGATGAAAACATTGTTATGCTGAGGTCTTACGTTGAGTTGTATTGGTTTTGaatgttaaagctgcactaagcagTTCTGACCACTGGGTTTTACACACcccaaaaagaaaatcaatgtgcaagaagcttcttcagaactgaagaagctaaACATCTTCTGAACTCCTACTATCAAGTCCAGTCAACTTTACTCTTAACCTTATTGGAAGAATTTGAGTGAAGCTACATGTAGAGATGTTTCATCAGGAAACTTGTGTTTTAAGATTAAGTTTCAGTGTCTTGAGATGCTGTTTACTCCTAGTTCTGATGGAGACAATTTTATTCAGAACATTTAACAGTACAAGTCATTAGTGTTTCATAGTGGTGTCTCAGATTAGGCTGTGAGCAAACTTGAGTGGTACAAGTAAAGTCCCAGTCAAGCCTCTGTTTAGGATTGGGAAAATATGGCGTCTTGTTATGTATGCTAACTTTAAGCTTTCAAAGTCACCTTTTGCCACTTTGAGCAGCTAGCTCAACCTGAGCAAGGCAAAGTGGGAAAACTGAATTTCTTGGTGCTCAATAGACCTAAAGCTAGACAAACTTGGTaaccctttttaaaaaaaaaagtggggtgATGTGGTTTGAACATGTGACCAAGTCTGTTTTAAAGACACTCCAAGCACATTGACAGTTTGCAAGCTCTTTATTGAACACAGCTGGAGGGAAAGCCTTTAGTATCCACTGACCTGAAAGACAGGACAAAGAATGTTAGGATGCCAGTCATGACACAAGCCCAGCTTTATACTCAAAGTTGAAACATACCTTGCCCATGTTGTATCCACTGGTTTGGCTGCTCACAGAGGATTGGTCAGACAGATTGGGCTGTGAATAACCCCCATGGTAAGGAACTGAAGCAGTCCCTTCTTCGTCCGTGGTCTGACCAACTTCATCAACACCTTTGCTGTAAGGCAGATAACTTGGCACCTCCAATTGTGGCTGCTGATAGCTCTGAAGGTCTGAAAAGTCACTGGGATAAGTCTGACTCTGTTCTTCACTGGCGCTGAAAGGCTCATGGATTCTCTCATAGTGAGCATCTTGCCAGTGGTCTCTCCCATGTTCATAGCTGCTGCTGAAGTGAGTGACTGTGCCTGGAGGGTACTGGCCAGTCAGGAACATGAAATCATAAGGATAACGACCCCCAAACCAAAATGGCCTTGGTCTTGGATGAGGTTCACTAGTGAAGCCTTCTAGCTCAGCAGGGACTGGGATACCAGGAGGTGGTGGCTGATAACCTTGctcttctgtctccctctggtAGTTTCCATGCTCAAAGTGGTTCTCAAAATGAGACATTTCTCCTGGTTGGAACTCTGGACCACTTGGAGGTGGAATCAATCTATCAGGTACAGGTGGGCTCACATAACCAGGTACTGGTGGTGCAGGGGCCATTTCACTGGAGCCAAAGCTAGTTTCCTCAGTAGAACGGAAAAGACTTGGTTCCACAGACCAGGAAAAACCTTAAGCATAACTGAGTTATTAGTAACAAACTAAACACAGACAAGCAGCAAATATTGATTTGAGGTCAGAGGGCTTGCACATAATGCAAAGAACTAATTTAACATAATTAGTAGCTTCTATTACCTGGGGGAGAATCTGGTTGGAAAGGAGCACTTGGTTGTGTTAAGTCTGGCATCTGAGGATTTTCCAGAGGGCGGCTTGAGCCACCCTCGTATCCCGACTCAGGCCTGGAGAAAGAACTAGAGCTGTAGGAAGTGGCCGGCTGTCTCTGATAGCCAGGCTGCCTGCGTGGCACCGCTTGATAGGTGGTTGACATTGAAACCCCCTCAGAGGAAGCAACACCGGGAATAAAAGCTCCAGGTGAGTACTGGGTGGAAGTCAGAGCAGCTGGTGCCGAGTTTGTATGATGACCACTGCCATAGGAAGAGCTTGGCTCAAAATCTAGGTTAAAAAGGAGACGGttaaggaaggaaaaaaaaaaaaaattaccaacaAAATATCACTAAATAGAATCTTACCTTTCTTAACAGGGTAAGAGCAAATATCCTGAGTCAGCATAGCCATAGTTAAAGCCCTAAAGAAGCAGAAGAACAATTTAGACATTCTGACCATCAACacacccaaaaaacacaactagGACACCAATAAACAAAGTGTCTCTTACCACAAGAAACCACAAGCAGCCATCATGTCAAATGGGGCAACACTGGACAAGCAAACTGAGTCGCATGTGGCAGGTTTATAAATGCTGCAAGAGACCTGCCTCAACCAAGCACAGCTTAATAAGTTAATGATGGACAGCTGGCAGGTAATTACAATCAACAAGCCGGGATCCCAGGCTGAAGCTCCAGCAAAGGGTGTGTCAGTGGACCAGGTGAATAAAAATGGTGGCCTCCAAGAATAATTTCATGGTAAACTTGAGCAAAAGTACCATATTTATCCCTTTCCTTTGTGTGAAGGATGGTTTGGTCCGGCACTGGTGGCCAGACACTTACAACTGGACTTCAGTTGAACCATAGcgcaaaattttattttcaacactAATTTAATCATGTGGAattggtgttggtgtttttattttggcttatttccttgtaattcagctttgcttttctctctctcttctaccAGAGTGGCAAAGCTAGATCCTGGCATCAGTGTATTCAATCCTTCTGGACCTTTGAAACTGGGTGTATCTTGGTCAAAATGGTCTAAACCGTCCATTATTTGACTGTTGTGGAGACATTATTCACATCAAGTGCTTTCAGACTTTcattgtttgcacttttttaattacaaaatctaataaagaagaacatttgaccCAACACACTGCCTGAAGCtgttcacatgcacatatgATGAAATAAATAAGCTGCACAATTGTATTGGCAGTCTAAATATGTCTAATATTGGCACATCCCTTCACTGAAAACTTAAACAGCTTGAGATTGTGCCAAGTTTGTGCGGTGGTTCTACATTGTGACAATTTCCGGTACTTGAGATGTGTATTTCCTGGCTTTCTAATCAGAATGCTATTTTGTATCTCAATGGGGCTCCATTCAGCCCCATGTTAACAGCCCTCGTCTGTGATAACGTGGATGCTTCGGGCCATAGGCCACCAGCTGCATCCACTTGTCAGTCTTTGGTACAGatgccctgtctgtctgctgtggcGAATGCAACTCATGGGCTAAATTGGCAGTTATTGTGCAGAATGATTTTATGTACGCATTTTAATGTGCCTCATCCAATTCCTTAACATGGTTTCATTTTATCTGCTGACAGCCAtctcaattttt
The genomic region above belongs to Myripristis murdjan chromosome 24, fMyrMur1.1, whole genome shotgun sequence and contains:
- the LOC115355732 gene encoding tyrosine-protein phosphatase non-receptor type 23-like: MMAACGFLWALTMAMLTQDICSYPVKKDFEPSSSYGSGHHTNSAPAALTSTQYSPGAFIPGVASSEGVSMSTTYQAVPRRQPGYQRQPATSYSSSSFSRPESGYEGGSSRPLENPQMPDLTQPSAPFQPDSPPGFSWSVEPSLFRSTEETSFGSSEMAPAPPVPGYVSPPVPDRLIPPPSGPEFQPGEMSHFENHFEHGNYQRETEEQGYQPPPPGIPVPAELEGFTSEPHPRPRPFWFGGRYPYDFMFLTGQYPPGTVTHFSSSYEHGRDHWQDAHYERIHEPFSASEEQSQTYPSDFSDLQSYQQPQLEVPSYLPYSKGVDEVGQTTDEEGTASVPYHGGYSQPNLSDQSSVSSQTSGYNMGKVSGY